The following are encoded together in the Lathyrus oleraceus cultivar Zhongwan6 chromosome 3, CAAS_Psat_ZW6_1.0, whole genome shotgun sequence genome:
- the LOC127130604 gene encoding uncharacterized protein LOC127130604 gives MDIKHVPRIKNQEANDLAQIASGYRISKEKLEELVEVRGKAMAARLSPTNLESTQLGYANKEEFEVLAIDTLMDTNWRNPIINYLKDPSIDTERKTKYRALSYVLMGNELFKKTPEGILLKCLGENEAYLALSSVHSRACRAHQAGHKMKWLLFRYGMYWPTMLKDCI, from the coding sequence ATGGACATAAAACATGTTCCTAGAATAAAAAACCAAGAAGCTAATGACTTAGCACAAATAGCTTCAGGGTATAGAATTTCAAAAGAGAAGCTAGAGGAACTTGTCGAAGTAAGAGGAAAAGCAATGGCTGCCAGATTGTCTCCGACAAATTTGGAAAGCACTCAGTTAGGATATGCTAACAAAGAAGAGTTTGAAGTACTGGCCATTGATACCTTAATGGATACAAATTGGAGGAATCCAATTATTAATTATCTCAAGGACCCTTCGATAGATACAGAAAGAAAAACCAAGTACAGGGCTTTATCTTATGTTTTGATGGGGAATGAATTATTCAAGAAAACCCCTGAAGGGATCCTGTTGAAATGTTTAGGAGAAAACGAGGCGTACTTAGCATTATCTAGTGTACATAGTAGAGCCTGTAGAGCACACCAGgcaggccataagatgaaatggttgcTTTTCAGATATGGAATGTATTGGCCCACCATGTTAAAAGATTGTATATAG